The Mauremys reevesii isolate NIE-2019 linkage group 19, ASM1616193v1, whole genome shotgun sequence genomic sequence GAGCATTATCATCCAACCTCGGAACACCATCACCCTACAACATCACCGGGGCACAATCATGGAGaagggatgatgatgatggtaaGTGAAGTCCAGAAAAGTACACATCATCCAGAGCTTAAATTGAGCTCGGTTTCCAAAGTCCAAAGACTTTTGCCTCCCTGAACAGGTGGCTCTTTGTAGCAAGGAGTCAGAATCAGTTTTCTAAAATGCTTATTTATTAATGTTTAGCTGCAGGGAGGACATGACTTAATAGCACTAAATCCATTCACCCAGTTGCTGAGCTCACTTCCTGAGGGGTGTTTCTCTACAAGGATTCTTTAAATCCTCTAATATTGCTGCTTGCCCCAAATGTGCTATTCTGTCTTCAGTGGCAGCTGTTAACATAAATGAAAATCTGTCCTGCCTTGGTTTGTGTATCTGAGCTGGGAGAGGCAACAAGGGCAGTTTCCCTAGCGGACATTCTGTCATATGAAATGTGTTCAAGAGTTGGGCTCATTTTACTGCAAACTGTGCTTCCCTTGCAGAAAGCCAGGTAGCCTGCATGCTTGGCACCCCACCTTTTGTGAGCAGAAGACATGCATGAAAGCCTGAGTGTTTCTGGAAGGGCCTCTCTAGGCATTTGCTGGGATAGCTGCTCCGAGTCATTTAGACCAAAGAATATGTGGTCTTTCCTTACTGGGATTTTCCTATAGACAAAAGGAAATGAATAGAaaagaggttctcaaacttttatattggtgacccctttcatataacaagcctctgagtgtgaccccctttatgaattaaaaacactttttaatatatttaacaccattataaatgctgattgcaaagtggggtttggggtggaggctgacagctcacaactcccccaccatgtaataacctcgtgaccccctgaggggtcccgacccccattTGAGAACTCCTGGAATAGAACTCTTCATCTGAGCTCCTAGCAAGAACATTAACCAGCTCTGTGAAGAACATTCACTGTAATAAATGAAAGATCTAAGTTACGATTGAATCAAAGTAACCAAGCCCAACCCCATTCCTTAACTCATCCCCATGACCTGAGTGCAGGACAATGCCACGCTGAATGTACAGTATTTTGGTGGGTGCCAGTTTGTGTGTCAGTCACCACATGGTTTCCTCTActgtaggggtgggcaaactttttggcccgagggtcacattggggttgcaaaattgtGTGGAGGGCCGGGTAgtgaaggctgtgcctccccaaacagccaggctgGCTGGCACTGTCACAGAGCCCTCTTGCCAGCAGAGGGAGACAGAAACTTTCCCTCTAATCCACCCTGGCTGCCTGTCTCCATTGTTCTCCTCTCACTACAGGTGGAAATACCTTACTGACTGGCTCCACTAGCTTTACGGTATTTGTGCTGCTTTTTCCCTTACAAACTGTTCCTACCCCTAGGACTGAGAGTTGTGTCTTTGCACCCATTTTCATACTAAATGTTATGTGGCAGCCACTACAGATGCTGCTCCCGTAAGTGGACCCTTGTGGTCCATTGGAGAGAGGGGCCTTTCCACTCACTTGGCATTTGCTGCTGTCTGGTTTGCCATGTGAAATGAGATGGGTGGCTTCCCTCCCTGCTAACACAGCTTCCTGAATCCTGCTGGTACCAGCCCAGACACCCACCCTGCATTTCTGTTATGATGGTGGAATCAGGTCTCTCTTCTGTGAAGCTCTCTCATCAATACTTGTAGAGTgtgtgtatcatagaatcatagaatatcagggttggaagggacctcaggaggtcatctagtccatccccctgctcaaagcacgactgtagtggggtggtcccctgctcctgcccggaaTTGCTTAATACAGCtctggcagagggctggggcaggggaaaagctggtgGCAGAGCAaccgcagctgggccatgccccaatcaggccacagctgatcccccctcattcttctcttctgcaggctaaacaatctcagttccctcagcctctcctcataagtcatgtgctccagccccctaatcatttttgttgccctccgctggactctttccaatttttccatatccttcttgtagtgcagggcccaaaactggacacagtactccagatgaggcttcaccaatgccTAATAGAGGGGAAGGATCACGTCCCTCCATCTactggcaatgcctctacttatacaacccaaaatgctgttagccttctttgCAACAGGGgcccactgttgactcatatccagcttcttgtccactgtaacccctaggtccttttctgcagaattgctgcgtAGCCACTCGGtgcctagtctgtagcagtgcatgggattctttcgtccTAATTGCAGGACTCAGCATTTGTCCTTTGaacatcatcagatttctttaggccccaatcctctaatttgtctaggtccctctgtatgctatccctaccctccagtgtatctaacactcctcccagtttagtgtcatctgcaaacttgctgagggtgcagtccacaccatcctccagatcgttaatgaagatattgaacaaaaccggccccaggaccgacccttggggcactccacttgataccagctgccaactagacatggagccattgatcactacccgttgagcccgatgatctagccagctttctatccaccttatagtccattcatccagcccatacttctttaacttgatggcaagaatactgggggagaccatatcaaaagctttgctaaagtcaaggaataacacatccattgctttcccctgatccacagagccggttatctcatcatagaaggcaattaggttagtcaggcatgacttgcccttggtgaatccatgctgactgttcctgatcactttcctttcctctaagtgctttaaaattgattccttgacgagctactccatgatttttctagggactgaggtgaggctaaaGGGCCTGTAGTTCCCTTGGTtgtcctccttcccttttttaaagatgggcactacagtagcctttttccagtcattcgggacctcccctgattaccatgagttttcaaagataatggccaatggctctgcaatctcatccgccacctcctttagcaccctcggatgcagcgcatccggccccatggacttgtgctcgtccagtttttctaaatagtcctgaaccacttttctccacagagggctggtcatgtcctccccatactgtgctgcgcagtgcagtagtctgggaactATCTTGTTTTGAAGACAGAGGcagaaaaagcattgagtacattagctttttccacatcctctgtcaccaggtttcctcccccattcgataaggggcccacactttccttgaccaccttcttgttgctaacatacctgtagaaacccttcttgttactcttaacatcccttgctagctgcaactccagtgtgatttggccttcctgatttcactcctgcatgcctgagcaatatttttatactcctccctggtcatttgtccaatcttccacttcttgtaagcgtctttttttgtgttttgtgtgcaaggatttcactgttaagccaagctggtcgcccaCCATATATACTGTTCtgtctgcacattgggatggtttgttcctgcaacctcaataaagattctttaaaatacagccagctctcctggactctttTCCacttcatgttattctcccaggggatcctgcccatcagcagaaaagtctgcttttctgaagtccagggtccatattctgctgctctcctttcttccttgtgtcaggatcctgaactcgatcatctcatggtcactacctcccaggttcccatccactttcgcttccccactaatttttccctgtttgtgagcagcaggtcaagaagagctctccccctagttggttcctccagcacttgcaccaggaaattgtccccagcattttcccaaaacttcctggattgtctgtgcacttctgtattgctctcccagcagatatcgaggtgattgaagtcccccatgagaaccagggcctgtgatctagcaacttctgttagttgcctgaagaagaagcatcctctctctctctctgttctgtcTTTAATTTACATTGTCATCTTTTTATAACCTGAAGACATCTGCCAATAAGATTCAAAGAAGGGAGAAACTCCACTAGATCTTTTTAaccctgaaaaaaaaatgtctgaaGATGCACAGTTCTGTGGCAATGCACCAACACACTGGGCACACCTTAATGACCTATGTGggatcactttttaaaaagaaattaacaaaacaataaaaacccTTTATTTAAGTTATAGGTAGGGTTTGAAGGGTTACATTTTTATGGATAAATGTTAATCACCGtgcacacacaaactgacaaaaaaatcCATTGATGATGATTGAAATTTACatataggcaaagtaagaaaaatgctgctggagAAATTTTTAGAGTAAAATCCAGTGACTTTTCAATTAAAATCGTTACAAATGGACAAGCGACTAGTTACAGCTGTAACTGGAGTGTGCACAGCATACCTAGCACTGCAGTCTGTGTTTCTGCTACACTAGGTTGCGGTAGAATGTCAATTCAACTATGTACTTAGTTACTGACCAGAATGGACTGCCTCCAAGGTTAACTCTAGTTATATTGTCACAATGTCCTTCCATTTAACTTTTTtagggcttgtgtgtgtgttctgtgaagTTCTGTCTCCCTCCATTGGAGCTTACGCATCTTGCTGAGGTTTTAAATGATTTTTCTGTCTTGGCCAGGACATGACTTTCCACTTCAGCTACAAGAACGTGCCACTGCTTTTTTATGGACTGGTGATCAATACACCTGGAGGTTAGTAAAGCTATGTTAGCAAAACGGCTGACTTGTTGCTCACCCCAGGCCAAACCAAAGGCTTGCTACTGAGCAGTCTTGTCTGAATGACCCCACCCCATGAGGTCAGAGGCTCCTAGAGCGTCCAAGGCAAGATGGTTAACAGGTTGGAAATTGGGGCACAGAGGCTGAAGGTGATGGGATGACTTCCGTGTCACTATTTGAGTGTTGCACAAGCCTTAGCGAATGTGATCAAGAGTTTCACTTTATGCGGTTGGACATCGCACTCCCTGTGGCCTGTGCAGTGGGAGCTGTTTGTTGGATTGTTAGGTACTTTTCTCTATGTGCTTGAAGCAGATGACTCATCCTGTGCAGAGTCAGTAACCTTGTTTTGTCCTTTCCTGTCTGTCAGAAATGGCTGGTGCTTTTGTTGCAGTCTTCTGCCTAGCCATGTTTTATGAGGGCCTCAAAATAGCCCGGGAGAGTCTGCTCCGTAAATCACAGGTCAGCATTCGCTACAACTCCATGCCTGTCCCGGGACCAAATGGCACCACTTTGATGGAGACGCACAAAACAGTTGGGTAAGAATCCACTTTCCTTCTAACACAAACCCTGCTCATCTCAGCAGAAAACACAAGGAAGACTGAAACATAGCAAATTCTATACAGATCAAATAGTCCTCTGCAGTAAAACTAACTTCATGCTTGTACACACTTCATCCTGAAGGAGCCTAAAGAACAAACTGTAAATACAGGgaacctgcagctcccttttttgGAGGGAAGAGAATGCAACAGCTACTCTGCACCAGCCACGTGAGGCCCTTTTTACGAAAAGGGAAACAACAAATAAAAGCAGGGGAAGCTCGTAGGGAGGTGTGCTGTTTCCACATTttaatttggccaggacactagACTCTCTCTGCCTATTCTTACATTAGGCACCAAAGGATCTTTCTGTGCCCATGAGTGGTCAAGGACTCTGTTTGCATACAAGCTGCTCTGTGTGGCTGGCAATGAGGTCCAGGTAGTAAAATGAGCTGGAATGATTTTGATCTTAGCAGCTGTGATCACCCAGTGAACATAGTTATTCCTTATTCAGGAATAACCAGTTTTATTACAAAGCACCCAGCTTCATGGAGAACATTGCAGTCATCTATGACAAAT encodes the following:
- the SLC31A1 gene encoding high affinity copper uptake protein 1 yields the protein MSSHHANHMMNSSMASTSEHYHPTSEHHHPTTSPGHNHGEGMMMMDMTFHFSYKNVPLLFYGLVINTPGEMAGAFVAVFCLAMFYEGLKIARESLLRKSQVSIRYNSMPVPGPNGTTLMETHKTVGQQMLSFPHLLQTVLHIIQVVVSYFLMLIFMTYNAYLCIAVAAGAGTGYFLFSWKKAVVVDITEHCH